CCTCTTGTGTGTATTTGTCGTATAGACTATTAATTGATAATGAAAATAAGTTTAAGTGGGTGGCTTATTCTTTGCTTTATATATCTAATTTAGGTTTGTTATTATGGCTAGGTGGTAGAGGAAGTTTCTTAGCTCTGTTTGCCTCTATTATATTTATGTTTGGATATCTGCAATACTCACAATACTCTAAGCTAAAGAGACTCTATTATCTTATCTTTATCTCAATGGTGACTATTGTTATCTCATTACCATTAAATGTTTTGGAGTGGAATGGGTTAAATAGGTTGTTAAGTGACTTTACGAATGCAGATTCAGTGACGTTGAATCAATTCTCTAGTAACCGTCTGGTGTTGTGGTCTGATGCCTTATCTGTATTTAGAGAGTCAATATGGCTTGGAAGTGGACCAGATGCTTATCGCTTTATGGGAAGTCTTGGTTTCTTTCAGCCCCACAATTTTATATTACAGCTGCTAGTTGAAGTTGGAATATTTGGTGCTGCTATCGCTTTGTTGTTAATTTGTAAGCTATCTATATCTGCGTTAATTAGGCTATGTAATAAAAACGAGAATAGATTTAAGGTTCTTGTTCTTAATCTGGCGTTATTTGGTGCGTTAGTTATACAAGGATTACTCGATGGGGCATTTTATTGGTCAGTAACAGTAATGCAGGTTTTAGCCTGCATTACTGCTTTATATATAAATACTTACGATTCCCAAACGACAGGCGTGTCAGGCCAGTTATCTCCTATGTCGTGATATTTTTTCTCTAACACATGACGCTTTATCTTTAAAGTAGGGGTCAATATATCGTTGTCTATGCTCCAAGGTTCCTTGATAACTAGAATCCCTTTGATTTTTTCATGGTTATCTAAAGTGCGATTCATTTTATCCAATACTTTTTTAAGCGAGTTTTCATAGCGCTGCTTATCAAAGTTTGGAAAATCATGTGGCACGACTAGCATTATTGGGCCTGGCATTCCCAGTCCAATTAGGCACAGCATTTCTACTCTAATTAGTTCAATAAAGGACTTTTCAATAGGAACTGGTGCTACAAACTTACCTTTGGCCGTTTTGAACGTATCTTTTTTACGTCCCTGGATATAGATATATCCTTCATCATCAATTAGCCCTGCATCCCCTGTATGTAACCAACCATCACTGTTAAAGCTCTCTCCAGTTAAGCTATCTTCTTTATAGTACCCTGAGAATAATCCCTTACTTCGTAATAGTATTTCATCGTCATCGGCGATTTTTATTTCTACTCCGGGGCCTGTTTGTCCAATAGAACCGATTTTGTTCTGATTGAATGGATAGTTTAAGGTGCCGTAAGCATAGGTTTCTGTCATTCCCCATGCCTCTGTAATATTTAATCCAACACTGTGGTACCACTCAAGAATAGAAGGGCTTATAGGTGCTGAGCCGCAACCTAAAACTCTCGCTTGGTCTAGCCCTAATCCTTGCGCCACTTTCTTTTTAATAATGCCGCTCAAGATCGGAATTTTTAGCAATAAATTAAGTTTTTTAGGCGGTAATTTATCCTGAATTCTTTGTTGGAAAAGGGTCCACAGTCGAGGGACTGATATAAATAGGGTTGGTCGATGCATCTTAACATCATCGATAAACGTATCTAGAGATTCAGGGAATGCTGTCGGTAGTCCTGCGGCAATGGATGAACCGAATATATAAACGCGCTCTGTTATGTGCGCAAGCGGAAGATAGGAAAACATTCTATCTCCGGCTTGTATGCCAATATGTTGAACCAGCATTTGTACTGACCACGAAAATGCGCCATAGGTCAGCATCGCGCCTTTGGGCGTACCTGAGGTTCCTGAGGTGTAAACGATCGACATCAGCTTATCATCATGGTGATGAGCGTACTCCGCCTCTGGTAATGGGGCTACGTCGTGAACCAGTTGGGCAAATTTATGAGCGCAGATAGGCGCTGAGTCATAAGGAAAAGAGACAGTTATCAGGTCTGGATTACGAGAGATCACCTCAGAGGTTGGGGTAGAATCATCAAGCTTACCTGCAATAAGAGCCTTACTTTCACTATGTGTAATGCAATACTCTATTGTTTGTGCGCCAGCGGTAGGAAATATAGGCACACTAATATAGTCACCTAGCATTAATGCTAGGTCTGTAATAAACCATTCAACACAGTTTTTTGATATGAATGCGACCTTATC
Above is a genomic segment from Vibrio gallicus containing:
- a CDS encoding O-antigen ligase family protein codes for the protein MLFIGFITTYIISYMVVAPELDNLSLYISSMRMLFLCIHLLFFISCIEHFKRWGSPELIYFYISIAVSVCAFYYIYDYNFNIASVINNENSQLPFVFNRRIIGFVCCTSCVYLSYRLLIDNENKFKWVAYSLLYISNLGLLLWLGGRGSFLALFASIIFMFGYLQYSQYSKLKRLYYLIFISMVTIVISLPLNVLEWNGLNRLLSDFTNADSVTLNQFSSNRLVLWSDALSVFRESIWLGSGPDAYRFMGSLGFFQPHNFILQLLVEVGIFGAAIALLLICKLSISALIRLCNKNENRFKVLVLNLALFGALVIQGLLDGAFYWSVTVMQVLACITALYINTYDSQTTGVSGQLSPMS
- a CDS encoding AMP-binding protein, whose translation is MDSNLGVAENNDIFTNPPCSLPPPNELILKWAHERPNEVYLRQIIDREFVDYTYSDIADMALRFANSLRNLGLKPKDKVAFISKNCVEWFITDLALMLGDYISVPIFPTAGAQTIEYCITHSESKALIAGKLDDSTPTSEVISRNPDLITVSFPYDSAPICAHKFAQLVHDVAPLPEAEYAHHHDDKLMSIVYTSGTSGTPKGAMLTYGAFSWSVQMLVQHIGIQAGDRMFSYLPLAHITERVYIFGSSIAAGLPTAFPESLDTFIDDVKMHRPTLFISVPRLWTLFQQRIQDKLPPKKLNLLLKIPILSGIIKKKVAQGLGLDQARVLGCGSAPISPSILEWYHSVGLNITEAWGMTETYAYGTLNYPFNQNKIGSIGQTGPGVEIKIADDDEILLRSKGLFSGYYKEDSLTGESFNSDGWLHTGDAGLIDDEGYIYIQGRKKDTFKTAKGKFVAPVPIEKSFIELIRVEMLCLIGLGMPGPIMLVVPHDFPNFDKQRYENSLKKVLDKMNRTLDNHEKIKGILVIKEPWSIDNDILTPTLKIKRHVLEKKYHDIGDNWPDTPVVWES